One region of Miscanthus floridulus cultivar M001 chromosome 19, ASM1932011v1, whole genome shotgun sequence genomic DNA includes:
- the LOC136529248 gene encoding spermine synthase-like isoform X2, producing the protein MEVGDARNGSAAVAQTKGSADDAARKPLPPCCVKAKAGVPESEAKCHDTVVSGWFTEPRSRFGKTSKVQYFNNPMWPGEAHSLKVEKILFQGKSPYQEILVFESSTYGNVLVLDGIVQLTDKDECAYQEMVTHLPLCSIPAPKNVLVVGGGDGGVLREIARHDSVDTIDICEIDQLVIDVCKEFFPNLSIGYKDPRVRLHVGDAVDFLRNSPEGKYDAIIVDSSDPIGPAQALVEKPFIQTIARALKPGGVLCNLAESMWLHTHLIQDMLAICQQTFKGAVHYAWTSVPTYPSGVIGFLLCAKEGRAVNFLSPVNPIEKIGAGKAGRELRFYNSEIHRAAFVLPTFVRRELESYTTPSTAENEKPKESVSEPQKIKILSNNAILTAS; encoded by the exons ATGGAGGTTGGAGACGCAAGAAACGGTTCTGCAGCAGTGGCACAGACAAAGGGAAGTGCGGATGATGCCGCCCGCAAGCCACTCCCTCCTTGCTGCGTCAAGGCCAAGGCAGGCGTGCCTGAATCCGAAGCCAAGTGCCATGATACTGTGGTTTCAGGGTGGTTCACGGAACCCAGATCGCGTTTTG GTAAAACAAGCAAAGTGCAGTACTTCAACAACCCGATGTGGCCTG GAGAGGCTCATTCATTGAAAGTGGAGAAGATTTTGTTTCAAGGGAAATCGCCTTACCAAGAAATTTTAGTTTTTGAG TCTTCAACCTATGGAAATGTTCTTGTGCTTGATGGTATAGTTCAGTTGACTGACAAGGATGAATGCGCATACCAGGAAATGGTTACTCACCTTCCACTGTGCTCAATTCCAGCACCGAAGAAT GTTTTGGTGGTTggaggtggtgatggtggtgtacTGCGGGAAATAGCCAGACATGATTCAGTGGATACTATTGATATATGTGAGATTGATCAACTGGTTATTGAT GTTTGCAAAGAATTCTTTCCAAACTTATCCATTGGATATAAAGATCCTCGTGTCCgacttcatgttggtgatg CTGTTGATTTCCTGAGGAATTCTCCTGAAGGAAAATATGATGCTATTATTGTCGATTCATCAGATCCAATTG GGCCAGCACAGGCACTCGTGGAGAAACCGTTTATTCAGACAATTGCTAGAGCTTTGAAGCCTGGTGGTGTTCTTTGTAATCTTGCTGAGAGCATGTGGCTGCACACACATCTAATCCAGGATATGCTTGCTATCTGTCAACAGACATTCAAGGGTGCCGTGCACTATGCCTGGACAAGTGTTCCAACATATCCCAG TGGTGTCATTGGATTTTTGCTATGTGCAAAAGAAGGTCGTGCAGTGAACTTCTTAAGTCCTGTGAATCCAATTGAGAAAATAGGAGCTGGAAAAGCTGGAAGGGAGCTCAGATTTTACAACTCAGAG ATTCATAGGGCTGCTTTTGTTCTGCCAACATTTGTAAGAAGAGAACTGGAATCATATACCACTCCTAGTACTGCTGAAAAC GAGAAACCGAAAGAATCAGTGTCAGAACCGCAGAAGATAAAGATATTGTCAAACAATGCCATTCTTACAGCTTCCTAG
- the LOC136529248 gene encoding spermine synthase-like isoform X1, whose product MGASPPLSPTPLHSGASSFSCSPIVPRDWDLQRAIGLMEVGDARNGSAAVAQTKGSADDAARKPLPPCCVKAKAGVPESEAKCHDTVVSGWFTEPRSRFGKTSKVQYFNNPMWPGEAHSLKVEKILFQGKSPYQEILVFESSTYGNVLVLDGIVQLTDKDECAYQEMVTHLPLCSIPAPKNVLVVGGGDGGVLREIARHDSVDTIDICEIDQLVIDVCKEFFPNLSIGYKDPRVRLHVGDAVDFLRNSPEGKYDAIIVDSSDPIGPAQALVEKPFIQTIARALKPGGVLCNLAESMWLHTHLIQDMLAICQQTFKGAVHYAWTSVPTYPSGVIGFLLCAKEGRAVNFLSPVNPIEKIGAGKAGRELRFYNSEIHRAAFVLPTFVRRELESYTTPSTAENEKPKESVSEPQKIKILSNNAILTAS is encoded by the exons ATGGGGGCCTCCCCTCCACTCTCACCCACTCCACTCCATTCCGGCGCATCATCGTTCTCGTGCTCGCCGATCGTTCCAAG AGACTGGGACCTTCAAAGAGCAATAGGACTCATGGAGGTTGGAGACGCAAGAAACGGTTCTGCAGCAGTGGCACAGACAAAGGGAAGTGCGGATGATGCCGCCCGCAAGCCACTCCCTCCTTGCTGCGTCAAGGCCAAGGCAGGCGTGCCTGAATCCGAAGCCAAGTGCCATGATACTGTGGTTTCAGGGTGGTTCACGGAACCCAGATCGCGTTTTG GTAAAACAAGCAAAGTGCAGTACTTCAACAACCCGATGTGGCCTG GAGAGGCTCATTCATTGAAAGTGGAGAAGATTTTGTTTCAAGGGAAATCGCCTTACCAAGAAATTTTAGTTTTTGAG TCTTCAACCTATGGAAATGTTCTTGTGCTTGATGGTATAGTTCAGTTGACTGACAAGGATGAATGCGCATACCAGGAAATGGTTACTCACCTTCCACTGTGCTCAATTCCAGCACCGAAGAAT GTTTTGGTGGTTggaggtggtgatggtggtgtacTGCGGGAAATAGCCAGACATGATTCAGTGGATACTATTGATATATGTGAGATTGATCAACTGGTTATTGAT GTTTGCAAAGAATTCTTTCCAAACTTATCCATTGGATATAAAGATCCTCGTGTCCgacttcatgttggtgatg CTGTTGATTTCCTGAGGAATTCTCCTGAAGGAAAATATGATGCTATTATTGTCGATTCATCAGATCCAATTG GGCCAGCACAGGCACTCGTGGAGAAACCGTTTATTCAGACAATTGCTAGAGCTTTGAAGCCTGGTGGTGTTCTTTGTAATCTTGCTGAGAGCATGTGGCTGCACACACATCTAATCCAGGATATGCTTGCTATCTGTCAACAGACATTCAAGGGTGCCGTGCACTATGCCTGGACAAGTGTTCCAACATATCCCAG TGGTGTCATTGGATTTTTGCTATGTGCAAAAGAAGGTCGTGCAGTGAACTTCTTAAGTCCTGTGAATCCAATTGAGAAAATAGGAGCTGGAAAAGCTGGAAGGGAGCTCAGATTTTACAACTCAGAG ATTCATAGGGCTGCTTTTGTTCTGCCAACATTTGTAAGAAGAGAACTGGAATCATATACCACTCCTAGTACTGCTGAAAAC GAGAAACCGAAAGAATCAGTGTCAGAACCGCAGAAGATAAAGATATTGTCAAACAATGCCATTCTTACAGCTTCCTAG
- the LOC136529249 gene encoding uncharacterized protein: MAEPSTADLAKMIQALTTTMNASISDLQQQAAALQQAQPQAFSGSGSRGSGHGDHHGDRPPRFQKLDFPKFDGKSDPLAFLNRCESYFHQQRIAAEEQVWMTSYNLEDGAQMWFLQVQQDEGTPSWRRFSELLNLHFGPPIRSNPLGELMACKRMSSVAEYQNRFEALLSRVGTLTEAQRVQAFTTGLQPPLSLDVEVHNPQSLVIAMSLARKLELREQYYTTAVPAPPVPRQDTRGLLTRPPP; the protein is encoded by the coding sequence ATGGCTGAGCCGTCCACCGCCGACCTGGCCAAGATGATCCAGGCCCTCACCACCACCATGAACGCCTCCATCAGCGACCTTCAACAGCAGGCCGCCGCTCTTCAGCAGGCGCAGCCACAGGCATTCTCTGGCTCAGGATCGCGCGGCTCGGGCCACGGTGACCACCACGGGGACCGTCCACCTCGGTTCCAGAAGCTGGACTTTCCCAAGTTCGACGGGAAATCTGATCCGCTGGCCTTCCTTAACCGATGTGAGTCGTATTTCCATCAACAACGTATTGCAGCTGAGGAGCAAGTTTGGATGACGTCATACAACCTGGAAGACGGCGCCCAGATGTGGTTCCTCCAAGTGCAGCAGGACGAGGGTACGCCGTCTTGGCGCCGCTTCTCCGAGCTCCTCAACCTTCACTTTGGGCCGCCAATCCGCTCCAATCCCCTTGGTGAGCTGATGGCGTGCAAGCGGATGAGCTCGGTAGCAGAGTACCAGAACCGCTTCGAGGCATTGCTTTCTCGCGTCGGCACGCTCACGGAGGCACAGCGCGTACAAGCGTTTACGACCGGACTGCAGCCGCCGCTCAGCCTCGACGTGGAAGTCCACAATCCGCAGTCCCTCGTCATCGCCATGAGCCTCGCGCGCAAGCTGGAGCTGCGCGAGCAGTACTACACCACTGCTGTTCCAGCTCCGCCTGTGCCACGGCAGGACACGCGCGGCCTCTTGACGAGGCCACCACCATAG